In Candidatus Thermodiscus eudorianus, a single genomic region encodes these proteins:
- a CDS encoding MBL fold metallo-hydrolase: MPPVKITILVDNSAPLPTPLIAEYGFSALVEDEGTGVKILFDTGTSGVALEYNLEKLGVDPGEIDYVVLSHRHYDHTGGLKKFLKMRSGRKITVIAHERLFDPAYARIRALGGTLRDIGIPYTRRELEDLGARFLLTRSPVEITDDIIVSGEIPRKWGPSHSWGMLRLEEDSLVEDDMMDDMALYIRTGDSLTVLTGCGHAGLENIVEHGLEVMKARRLHGIIGGLHLLGAPPERPPKVVEYLKSKSPKLVAATHCTGPLIQGALLEALRGAYKLAGTGTVVRIE, encoded by the coding sequence TTGCCTCCAGTAAAGATAACCATCCTAGTGGATAATTCGGCCCCGCTCCCTACACCTCTCATTGCAGAATACGGGTTCTCGGCGCTCGTGGAAGACGAGGGCACGGGTGTCAAGATACTATTCGACACGGGGACGAGTGGAGTAGCCCTGGAATACAACCTTGAGAAGCTCGGAGTCGACCCGGGGGAGATAGACTATGTAGTCCTCAGTCACAGACACTACGACCACACTGGGGGATTGAAGAAGTTCCTCAAAATGAGGAGTGGGAGGAAGATAACTGTGATAGCCCACGAGAGGCTCTTCGACCCGGCCTACGCCAGGATAAGGGCCCTGGGAGGGACCCTCAGGGACATTGGGATACCCTATACTCGAAGGGAGCTGGAAGACCTGGGAGCCCGCTTCCTACTAACCAGGAGCCCTGTAGAGATAACCGACGACATAATCGTCTCCGGGGAGATACCGAGGAAGTGGGGTCCAAGCCATTCGTGGGGGATGCTAAGGCTAGAAGAGGATTCACTGGTCGAGGATGATATGATGGATGACATGGCCCTCTACATTAGAACCGGCGACTCCCTCACCGTCCTGACCGGATGCGGCCACGCGGGGCTAGAGAACATAGTCGAGCACGGGCTTGAGGTCATGAAGGCCAGGAGGCTCCACGGCATAATAGGGGGCCTCCACCTGCTGGGAGCACCCCCGGAGAGGCCCCCAAAGGTGGTGGAATACCTGAAGTCGAAGAGCCCCAAGCTAGTCGCCGCCACACACTGTACCGGTCCTCTCATACAGGGGGCCCTGCTAGAGGCCCTCAGGGGCGCCTACAAACTGGCAGGGACGGGCACAGTGGTAAGGATAGAGTAG
- a CDS encoding polysaccharide biosynthesis protein, translating into MEILVTAAPGGHSGYAYALGYYARMKGLTPHFLVPKGYPWIREKLSRLGETIEHPLPRKPAEPLWRTIHRWPLALLSSMTRVTRSYKAVISCGANFSIPPSIAGKLKRLKLYNVESIVRILDTGKTPRLLYHIADKTFLHWPEQLKNYPKGLVVGPIYEPPTREPYDGGYILVTAGTLGNKELFDAVVELDLENVVMQTGRVDPEPYRRRRPGWRYVTYTPDFDELLAGASIVVTQFPGMTSATAALAYRKPVVLVPARHLHLSASLENARIYAEKIHAVYVDKITPESLEDALEEARGIEPPSYTNGAEKAVEHVYNDIAPG; encoded by the coding sequence ATGGAGATACTGGTAACAGCGGCCCCAGGCGGGCACTCGGGCTACGCATACGCGCTAGGCTACTACGCTAGGATGAAGGGATTAACCCCCCACTTCCTAGTCCCAAAGGGCTACCCCTGGATAAGGGAGAAGCTATCCAGGCTAGGCGAGACAATCGAACACCCACTACCACGGAAGCCAGCGGAACCCCTATGGAGGACGATCCACAGGTGGCCGCTAGCACTCCTCTCATCCATGACAAGAGTCACGAGGAGCTACAAGGCGGTCATATCATGTGGAGCAAACTTCAGCATACCCCCCTCGATCGCCGGAAAGCTCAAGAGGCTGAAGCTATACAATGTAGAGAGCATAGTGAGGATCCTAGACACGGGGAAGACCCCGAGGCTACTCTACCACATAGCCGATAAGACCTTCCTACACTGGCCGGAGCAACTCAAAAACTACCCCAAGGGCCTGGTAGTCGGGCCAATATACGAGCCGCCAACCAGGGAGCCCTACGATGGAGGCTACATTCTCGTAACCGCTGGCACGCTGGGCAACAAGGAGCTATTCGACGCGGTGGTAGAGCTGGACCTGGAGAACGTGGTCATGCAGACCGGCCGGGTCGACCCGGAACCCTACAGGAGGCGGAGGCCCGGGTGGAGGTATGTAACGTACACGCCCGACTTCGACGAACTACTTGCCGGGGCTAGCATAGTGGTGACGCAGTTCCCCGGGATGACTAGTGCAACCGCGGCACTAGCCTATAGAAAGCCGGTCGTTCTAGTCCCGGCGAGGCACCTACACTTATCAGCGAGCCTGGAGAACGCCAGGATATACGCTGAGAAGATACACGCGGTGTACGTCGATAAAATCACTCCGGAGTCGCTGGAGGACGCCCTGGAGGAGGCGCGGGGCATAGAGCCCCCATCATACACTAACGGGGCCGAGAAGGCGGTAGAGCACGTGTACAACGATATAGCGCCTGGCTAG